A portion of the Toxotes jaculatrix isolate fToxJac2 chromosome 16, fToxJac2.pri, whole genome shotgun sequence genome contains these proteins:
- the rnf208 gene encoding RING finger protein 208, whose amino-acid sequence MSCLRRQPVTIPMDTVKIIQSEKFPRECPVPVTQPRYAPPPRVAWDGGGEGEIIVNQACSDLTLDISGSPRPMVSPPASVTRREQSFLAQRKTSANEICYHQFHYKMEDVIVNQYVLRSSSTSSSTSSSSSSGPVMPCEPLDCPTCGHTYNFAGKRPRILSCLHSVCEECLQILYESCPKYKFISCPTCRRETVLFTDYGLAALAINTSILSRLPSDPNGPVQWGGDADRSCYQTVRQYCQSACTCQIANPLSSCGIM is encoded by the coding sequence ATGTCCTGCCTCAGGCGTCAGCCCGTCACCATCCCCATGGACACCGTCAAGATCATCCAGTCGGAGAAGTTCCCCAGAGAGTGCCCCGTGCCCGTCACCCAGCCGCGCTATGCCCCACCCCCCAGAGTGGCATGGGACGGCGGAGGTGAAGGCGAAATAATCGTCAACCAGGCCTGCAGCGACCTGACCCTGGACATATCAGGGTCTCCCCGGCCGATGGTGTCCCCTCCGGCCTCCGTGACGCGCAGGGAACAGAGCTTCCTGGCGCAGCGCAAAACCAGTGCCAACGAAATCTGCTACCACCAGTTCCACTACAAGATGGAAGACGTCATAGTCAACCAGTACGTGCTgcgctcctcctccacctcctcctccacttcgtcctcctcctcttcgggACCCGTCATGCCCTGCGAGCCCCTGGACTGCCCCACCTGCGGTCACACCTACAACTTCGCCGGCAAGCGTCCGCGCATCCTCTCCTGCCTGCACTCGGTGTGTGAGGAGTGCCTGCAGATCCTCTACGAGTCTTGTCCCAAGTACAAGTTCATCTCCTGCCCCACGTGCCGGCGCGAGACAGTGCTGTTCACTGACTATGGCCTGGCTGCTCTGGCCATCAACACCAGCATCCTGAGCCGCTTGCCCTCTGACCCTAACGGGCCCGTGCAGTGGGGCGGGGACGCCGACCGCAGCTGCTACCAGACTGTGCGCCAATACTGCCAGTCAGCCTGCACCTGCCAGATCGCCAACCCCTTGTCCTCCTGTGGCATCATGTAG